From Actinomyces slackii, a single genomic window includes:
- a CDS encoding DEAD/DEAH box helicase: MPIPPPGLLPGPPQAPTRDLTALLESIGARDGRLVHLERTPARQARHGDWPDWATPSLITAYQAIGITRPWTHQAQAAEALHRGHHTVIATGTGSGKSLAAWLPALSGILAAQAPPAPATSGSSTTGPSTGHRISAHGRRPTTLYLSPTKALAADQAAALDRLIAALDTTPAALSTPAPGAPEAGSTTVPTTGRPDPTQPTIRTGTCDGDTPLAERDWVRAHADVVLTNPDFLHFSLLPGHERWTRFLRSLRYIVIDECHAYRGILGAHVALVLRRLLRLVHRLRPDAPAPTVLCASATTAEPALTAARLIGVAPQEVVAITDDGAPAGERTLALWQPALRDPWALPLPAPAAASTDPTADHAPPADTGDPDADPAARRSALVEASELLVDLMSAGARALVFVRSRRSAEIVAEHARRTLGLSLPELADAVAAYRGGYLPEERRALETDLRSGRLRALATTSALELGIDVTGLDAVLIAGWPGTRVSLGQQAGRAGRAGSRGLAVLIASDNPLDAYLVHHPEAVFAAPEATVFDPANPYVLAPHLCAAASESPLRQEDLARFGLEDDSLLVELASRGALRRRPAGWFWNASLPGRAQDLTSLRGDGPPPVPVVDAATGEVIGTVDGAAADSTVHDGAVYVHQGRTYVVEELTADAALVHQRSAVGYRTRARSRSTVRILAERERQVWELPTDSPATAPATAPAASAPSTVPAASAGSATPAVPSTAPATSAGSPVAPPPGASTGGAPPGPAVAPAPATPDTPPASVTWSFGSVEVTSQVTGYVTLATPGMEVVSQHSLEMEEHTLPTAAVWWTIPLDACRAAGIGPDSLPGALHAAEHASISLLPLLATCDRWDIGGLSTDLHPQTMAPTVFVHDGHAGGAGFAERGFRAGRQWLEATLAVIEDCPCATGCPSCVQSPKCGNNNEPLDKAGAIALLRMILSTTCPAVASGR, translated from the coding sequence GTGCCCATCCCGCCCCCGGGCCTCCTGCCCGGCCCACCGCAGGCGCCCACCCGCGACCTCACCGCGCTGCTGGAGTCCATCGGCGCGCGCGACGGCAGGCTGGTCCACCTCGAGCGCACGCCGGCCCGCCAGGCCCGCCACGGCGACTGGCCCGACTGGGCCACCCCCTCCCTGATCACCGCCTACCAGGCCATCGGCATCACCCGCCCCTGGACCCACCAGGCCCAGGCCGCCGAGGCCCTCCACCGCGGCCACCACACCGTCATCGCCACCGGCACCGGCTCGGGCAAGTCCCTGGCCGCCTGGCTGCCCGCCCTGTCCGGCATTCTCGCCGCCCAGGCGCCCCCAGCCCCCGCCACCTCTGGCTCATCCACCACCGGCCCCTCCACCGGCCACCGCATCTCCGCCCACGGACGTCGCCCCACCACCCTCTACCTCTCCCCCACCAAGGCCCTGGCCGCCGACCAGGCCGCCGCCCTGGACCGTCTCATCGCGGCCCTGGATACCACCCCGGCCGCCCTGTCTACCCCGGCCCCCGGCGCGCCCGAGGCCGGCTCCACCACCGTTCCCACCACCGGCCGGCCCGACCCCACCCAACCCACGATCCGCACCGGCACCTGCGACGGGGATACGCCCTTGGCCGAGCGCGATTGGGTGCGCGCCCATGCCGATGTCGTGCTGACCAACCCCGACTTCCTCCACTTCTCCCTCCTGCCCGGCCATGAGCGCTGGACCCGGTTCCTGCGCTCCCTGCGCTACATCGTCATCGACGAGTGCCACGCCTACCGGGGGATCCTCGGCGCCCATGTGGCCCTGGTCCTGCGCCGCCTGCTGCGCCTGGTCCACCGCCTGCGCCCCGACGCCCCCGCCCCCACGGTCCTGTGCGCCTCGGCCACCACCGCCGAGCCCGCCCTGACAGCTGCCCGCCTCATCGGCGTTGCCCCGCAGGAGGTCGTCGCCATCACCGACGACGGCGCCCCCGCCGGGGAGCGCACCCTGGCCCTGTGGCAGCCTGCCCTGCGCGACCCCTGGGCACTGCCCCTCCCGGCCCCCGCCGCGGCCTCCACCGATCCCACCGCCGACCATGCCCCTCCCGCTGACACCGGCGACCCCGACGCCGACCCCGCTGCCCGCCGCTCGGCCCTGGTCGAGGCCTCCGAGCTACTGGTGGACCTCATGAGCGCGGGCGCCCGCGCCCTGGTCTTCGTGCGCTCGCGCCGCAGCGCCGAGATCGTCGCCGAGCACGCCCGCCGCACCCTGGGTCTGTCCCTGCCCGAGCTCGCCGACGCCGTGGCCGCCTACCGGGGCGGCTACCTGCCCGAGGAGCGGCGCGCCCTGGAGACGGACCTGCGCTCGGGCCGTCTGCGGGCCCTGGCCACCACCAGCGCCCTGGAACTGGGCATCGACGTCACCGGCCTGGACGCCGTCCTCATCGCCGGCTGGCCGGGCACCCGCGTCTCCCTGGGCCAGCAGGCCGGGCGCGCGGGTCGGGCGGGCAGCCGCGGCCTGGCCGTCCTCATCGCCAGCGACAACCCCCTGGACGCCTACCTCGTCCACCATCCCGAGGCGGTCTTCGCCGCCCCGGAGGCCACGGTCTTCGACCCGGCCAACCCCTATGTCCTGGCCCCGCACCTGTGCGCGGCCGCCTCTGAGTCCCCGCTGAGGCAGGAGGACCTGGCGCGCTTCGGCCTGGAGGACGACTCCCTCCTGGTCGAGCTGGCCTCCCGCGGGGCTCTGCGCCGCCGCCCGGCCGGCTGGTTCTGGAACGCGAGCCTGCCGGGCCGCGCCCAGGACCTGACCTCCCTGCGCGGGGACGGGCCGCCGCCGGTGCCCGTGGTCGATGCGGCCACCGGCGAGGTCATCGGCACCGTGGACGGGGCGGCCGCCGATTCCACGGTGCACGACGGCGCCGTCTACGTCCACCAGGGGCGCACCTATGTCGTCGAGGAGCTGACGGCCGACGCCGCACTGGTGCACCAGCGCTCGGCAGTCGGCTACCGCACGCGGGCCCGCTCGCGATCCACCGTGCGCATCCTGGCCGAGCGGGAGCGCCAGGTCTGGGAACTCCCGACCGATTCTCCCGCCACGGCCCCAGCCACCGCCCCCGCTGCCTCCGCCCCCTCCACGGTGCCCGCTGCATCCGCCGGCTCCGCCACCCCCGCCGTTCCCTCCACGGCGCCCGCCACCTCCGCCGGCTCCCCCGTCGCGCCGCCGCCCGGAGCCTCAACCGGCGGAGCCCCACCCGGCCCAGCCGTCGCTCCCGCCCCAGCCACGCCCGACACCCCGCCGGCCTCCGTCACCTGGTCCTTCGGCTCGGTGGAGGTCACCAGCCAGGTCACCGGCTACGTCACGCTGGCCACTCCCGGGATGGAGGTGGTCTCCCAGCACTCCCTGGAGATGGAGGAGCACACCCTGCCCACCGCGGCCGTGTGGTGGACGATCCCCCTCGACGCCTGCCGGGCCGCGGGGATCGGCCCCGACTCCCTGCCCGGGGCGCTGCACGCCGCCGAGCACGCCTCCATCAGCCTGCTGCCCCTGCTGGCCACCTGCGACCGCTGGGACATCGGCGGGCTGTCCACCGACCTGCACCCCCAGACCATGGCGCCCACGGTGTTCGTCCACGACGGCCATGCCGGTGGCGCGGGCTTCGCCGAGCGGGGCTTCCGGGCGGGCCGCCAGTGGCTGGAGGCGACGCTGGCCGTCATCGAGGACTGCCCCTGCGCCACCGGCTGCCCCTCCTGCGTGCAGTCCCCCAAATGCGGCAACAACAATGAGCCCCTGGACAAGGCCGGCGCCATCGCCCTGCTGCGCATGATCCTGAGCACCACTTGCCCTGCCGTTGCGTCAGGCCGCTAG
- a CDS encoding ABC transporter ATP-binding protein, with translation MLISLLRLYARPYLGLLLGVLVLQFAQVMASLYLPRLNATIIDEGVATGDVGLIWRTGGLMLLVSVAQGAGTVLATYLSARAAMSMGRDLRGAVFERVGDFSEREISAFGAGSLITRNTNDIQQVQMLVLMSCTMLVTAPVMAVGGVIMAVTQAPSLSWLIGISVPVLLVTVGLVVRRMVPLFRSYQEKLDGINRVMREQLTGIRVIRAFVREEVEAERFDGANRDIAWVGERVGRLFILLFPLVMLILDVTIVGVLWFGGHQIESGDVEVGTLIAFMAYLMQILMGIVMASFMTIMIPRAAVCAERIGEVLATDPSLEVAPDAVESFPTPGTVELRGVTFSYPDAQEPVLEDLSFMVPAGSTTAIVGSTGSGKSTVVSLLTRLVEVSSGSVLIGGVDVRAAEPEALWEQFGLVPQKPFLFAGTVASNLRLGREEATDEELWQALEVAQARDFVERMDEGLGSSIAQGGTNVSGGQRQRLAIARALVRRPAILVFDDSFSALDVSTDARLRAALGPATRGVTKIVVAQRISTITGADQILVLDSGRLVGRGTHDELLASSPVYQEIVSSQLGAEAAA, from the coding sequence GTGCTTATCAGCCTGCTGCGCCTGTACGCGCGCCCCTACCTGGGACTGCTCCTGGGCGTTCTGGTTCTCCAGTTCGCCCAGGTCATGGCCTCCCTGTACCTGCCGCGCCTCAACGCCACCATCATCGATGAGGGAGTCGCCACCGGCGACGTCGGCCTGATCTGGCGCACCGGCGGCCTCATGCTCCTGGTCTCGGTGGCCCAGGGCGCGGGCACGGTCCTGGCCACCTACCTGTCGGCGCGGGCCGCCATGAGCATGGGGCGCGACCTGCGCGGCGCGGTCTTCGAGCGGGTGGGGGACTTCTCGGAGCGGGAGATCTCCGCCTTCGGCGCGGGCTCCCTGATCACCCGCAACACCAATGACATCCAGCAGGTGCAGATGCTGGTCCTCATGAGCTGCACCATGCTGGTGACGGCCCCGGTCATGGCCGTCGGCGGCGTCATCATGGCCGTGACTCAGGCGCCGAGCCTGTCCTGGCTCATCGGCATCTCGGTGCCGGTGCTGCTGGTCACCGTGGGCCTGGTGGTGCGGCGCATGGTGCCGCTCTTCCGCAGCTATCAGGAGAAGCTCGACGGGATCAACCGGGTGATGCGCGAGCAGCTCACGGGCATCCGGGTCATCCGCGCCTTCGTGCGCGAGGAGGTCGAGGCCGAGCGCTTCGACGGGGCCAACCGGGATATCGCCTGGGTGGGCGAGCGGGTGGGTCGCCTGTTCATCCTCCTGTTCCCCCTGGTCATGCTCATCCTGGATGTCACCATCGTGGGTGTCCTGTGGTTCGGGGGCCACCAGATCGAGAGCGGGGATGTGGAGGTCGGGACCCTCATCGCCTTCATGGCCTACCTCATGCAGATCCTCATGGGCATTGTCATGGCCAGCTTCATGACGATCATGATCCCGCGCGCCGCCGTGTGCGCCGAGCGCATCGGGGAGGTCCTGGCCACCGACCCCTCCCTGGAGGTGGCGCCCGACGCCGTCGAGTCCTTCCCCACCCCGGGGACCGTCGAGCTGCGCGGGGTCACCTTCTCCTACCCCGACGCCCAGGAGCCGGTCCTGGAGGACCTCAGCTTCATGGTCCCGGCCGGCTCGACGACGGCGATCGTGGGCTCGACCGGCTCGGGCAAGTCCACGGTGGTCTCCCTGCTCACGCGCCTGGTGGAGGTCTCGTCGGGCAGCGTGCTCATCGGCGGGGTCGATGTGCGCGCCGCCGAGCCGGAGGCGCTGTGGGAGCAGTTCGGCCTGGTGCCGCAAAAGCCCTTCCTCTTCGCCGGGACGGTGGCCTCCAACCTGCGCCTGGGGCGCGAGGAGGCCACCGATGAGGAGCTGTGGCAGGCCCTGGAGGTGGCGCAGGCCCGCGATTTCGTGGAGCGGATGGACGAGGGGCTGGGCTCCTCGATCGCCCAGGGCGGCACGAATGTCTCGGGGGGCCAGCGCCAGCGCCTGGCCATTGCCCGCGCCCTGGTGCGCCGCCCCGCGATCCTCGTCTTCGACGACTCCTTCTCCGCCCTGGATGTGTCCACCGACGCCCGCCTGCGCGCGGCCCTGGGGCCGGCCACCCGCGGCGTGACGAAGATCGTCGTGGCCCAGCGGATCTCGACCATCACCGGCGCGGACCAGATCCTCGTCCTGGACTCCGGGCGCCTGGTGGGCCGCGGCACCCATGACGAGCTCCTGGCCTCCAGCCCGGTCTACCAGGAGATCGTCTCCTCCCAGCTCGGAGCGGAGGCCGCAGCATGA
- a CDS encoding ABC transporter ATP-binding protein, giving the protein MTTDPYRSTGQPERPELPGEAREQAPPPPGHSAPPIRGRSVPPAPPPPIEPSGGTTPSPASPTTRPMAEPAGPDATGSPQSVRAAAPSGRDDDLSDEDLRLAAEAQAGSDDWMSGPPPGKAEAFWPSFKRMLGLLTDFKPTLAVIALASIIAVVLSVAAPKVLGEATNVIFEGVLSSAMSGTTKEAAVAALEERGMGDMADMLRALDIRPGEGIDFVRLRGILLSVLALYVGAAFLNWLEGYLLNQITIKSLYRLRSQVEDKIHRLPLSYFDRMQRGELLSRLTNDVDNVTNTLQQSLSGALTSILTIVGVLGMMFSISWKLALVALIIVPLSGLVFGIIGPRSQRAFTRQWARTGRINTRVEESFSGHALVRVYGRTDWTRESFAQENEELYQAALKAQFLSGIMMPILMVIGNLSYVAIAVVGGAMVASGSLRLGDVQAFIQYSQQFSQPLSQLGGMATAVQSGTASAERIFELLDAEEETPDAGESAGGVPAGAPAGPGVIEVEHVRFSYSPDTELIRDLSLRVEPGHTVAIVGPTGAGKTTLVNLLMRFYEVDAGRILLDGRDTASMTRHDVRRRTGMVLQDPWLFEGTIRENIRYGRPGATDAEVEAAAQACFVDHIIKALPQGYDTVLEEDAANISAGERQLLTIARAFVAGPSVLILDEATSSVDTRTELLVQRAMNALRQGRTSFIIAHRLSTIRDADTILVMEHGDIVEQGSHDELLAAGGAYARLHASQFAEDA; this is encoded by the coding sequence ATGACCACCGACCCCTACCGCAGCACTGGACAGCCTGAGCGCCCTGAGCTCCCCGGCGAGGCTCGCGAGCAGGCCCCACCGCCCCCCGGGCACTCGGCCCCGCCCATCCGCGGTCGCTCCGTGCCACCGGCCCCGCCCCCGCCGATCGAGCCCTCCGGTGGGACGACGCCGTCCCCTGCGTCGCCCACGACGCGGCCCATGGCGGAGCCCGCCGGCCCCGACGCAACCGGATCGCCGCAGTCTGTCCGCGCCGCCGCGCCGTCGGGTCGTGATGACGATCTCAGCGATGAGGACCTCCGGCTGGCGGCCGAAGCCCAGGCCGGCTCCGATGACTGGATGTCCGGCCCGCCCCCGGGCAAGGCCGAGGCCTTCTGGCCCTCCTTCAAGCGGATGCTCGGCCTGCTGACCGACTTCAAGCCGACGCTGGCGGTCATCGCCCTGGCCAGCATCATCGCCGTCGTCCTGTCGGTGGCCGCCCCCAAGGTCCTGGGCGAGGCCACGAACGTCATCTTCGAGGGCGTGCTGTCCAGCGCCATGTCCGGCACCACGAAGGAGGCGGCCGTGGCCGCCCTGGAGGAGCGCGGCATGGGGGACATGGCCGACATGCTCCGGGCCCTGGACATCAGGCCGGGCGAGGGCATCGACTTCGTGCGCCTGCGCGGCATCCTCCTGTCAGTCCTGGCCCTCTACGTGGGGGCGGCCTTCCTCAACTGGCTCGAGGGCTACCTGCTCAACCAGATCACCATCAAGTCCCTCTACCGCCTGCGCTCCCAGGTTGAGGACAAGATCCACCGCCTGCCCCTGAGCTACTTCGACCGCATGCAGCGCGGCGAACTGCTCAGCCGGCTGACCAACGACGTCGACAATGTCACCAACACCCTCCAGCAGTCCCTGTCCGGGGCCCTGACCTCGATCCTGACGATCGTGGGCGTGCTGGGCATGATGTTCTCGATCTCCTGGAAGCTGGCCCTGGTGGCCCTCATCATCGTCCCCCTGTCGGGGCTGGTGTTCGGGATCATCGGGCCGCGCTCCCAGAGGGCCTTCACCCGCCAGTGGGCCCGCACCGGTCGCATCAACACCCGCGTGGAGGAGTCCTTCTCCGGCCACGCCCTGGTGCGCGTCTACGGGCGCACGGACTGGACGCGCGAGTCCTTCGCCCAGGAGAACGAGGAGCTCTACCAGGCCGCTCTGAAGGCCCAGTTCCTCTCGGGGATCATGATGCCCATCCTCATGGTCATCGGGAACCTGTCCTATGTGGCCATCGCCGTGGTGGGTGGGGCCATGGTGGCCTCGGGGAGCCTGCGCCTGGGCGACGTGCAGGCCTTCATCCAGTACTCCCAGCAGTTCTCCCAGCCGCTGAGCCAGCTCGGCGGCATGGCCACGGCCGTGCAGTCGGGCACGGCCAGCGCCGAGCGGATCTTCGAGCTGCTCGACGCCGAGGAGGAGACCCCCGACGCCGGCGAGTCGGCGGGCGGCGTCCCGGCGGGGGCGCCCGCGGGCCCCGGTGTCATCGAGGTCGAGCATGTGCGCTTCTCCTACTCCCCGGACACCGAGCTCATCCGCGACCTGTCCCTGCGAGTCGAGCCCGGGCACACCGTGGCGATCGTGGGACCCACTGGCGCGGGCAAGACCACCCTGGTCAACCTGCTCATGCGCTTCTACGAGGTCGACGCCGGCCGCATCCTGCTCGATGGGCGCGACACCGCATCGATGACGCGGCACGATGTGCGCCGTCGGACCGGGATGGTGCTCCAGGATCCCTGGCTCTTCGAGGGCACGATCCGCGAGAACATCCGCTACGGGCGCCCCGGGGCCACCGATGCCGAGGTGGAGGCGGCCGCGCAGGCCTGCTTCGTCGACCACATCATCAAGGCGCTGCCGCAGGGCTATGACACGGTGCTGGAGGAGGACGCGGCCAATATCTCGGCCGGGGAGCGCCAGCTGCTGACCATCGCCCGGGCCTTCGTGGCCGGGCCGTCGGTGCTCATCCTCGATGAGGCCACCAGCTCGGTGGACACCCGCACCGAGCTGCTGGTGCAGCGGGCCATGAATGCGCTGCGCCAGGGGCGCACGAGCTTCATCATCGCCCACCGCCTGTCCACGATCCGCGACGCCGACACGATCCTGGTCATGGAGCACGGCGACATCGTCGAGCAGGGCAGCCATGACGAGCTCCTGGCCGCCGGCGGGGCCTACGCCCGCCTGCACGCCAGCCAGTTCGCCGAGGACGCCTAG